A part of Paenibacillus sp. sptzw28 genomic DNA contains:
- a CDS encoding RICIN domain-containing protein, which produces MVASRTMMVLKKISMIALVTAFIFIIGVPTKSFAAGSVPYTFKSVVTGGGGGFIPGIIFNPTQKDLIYARTDIGGAYRWDPSSKGWIPLLDSVGWVDWNKNGVDALATDPVDPNRLYVAVGTYTNVYDSNNGYILRSTDKGTTWQATQLPFKVGGNMPGRSMGERLMIDPNANNILYFGARSGNGLWKSTDYGVTWTKVTSFPDVGTYIQSPGQEYGSDLIGLDWITFDPRTGSSGNPTQTIYVGVADNTGDSIYRSTDGGATWSAVPGQPHAGFMPHHGVLSSTGNLYITYNNGVGPYDGSKGDLWKYNTNTGVWTNISPVPSTDSSQTWGYGGLAVDAQHPDTIVVATLNQWWPDANIYRSTDGGATWTSFWSWNGYPNRTLRYTQDISAAPWLTFGNAPNPPIPSPLIGWMIGDLEIDPFNSGRMMYGTGATLYGTNNLTTMDTGGTVNLSVMAKGIEEMAVLGLISPPSGAHLLSAVGDDTGFKYDDLTQAPSMMFTNPNYSTSTSIDYAELNPSFIVRVGNVDKSTDANAKALGISTDGGTTWNPDATEPAGSSGGNAAAGADGNTIVWSPSTTGVYYTTDSGNTWTASSGVPTGAKVISDRVNPSKFYAWSAGKFYVSTDRGATFTQTATTALPANNVTQYPGSSMDIKAMPGHEGDIWVAGGSTTEGKYGIWHSTDSGSSFTQLSNVQEADAIGFGKAQPGRSYMALYANAKVNGVRGFFRSDDAGTTWTRINDDQHQYARVTTITGDPRIYGRVYIGTNGRGVIYGDPVSGVNTSLIYKIINENSGKVLDVSNSSTADGANVQQWTSWSPGTNQQWDFVDAGGGYYKIMNVNSGKVLDVAGMSTADGANVQQYTSWSPGANQQWQMVDNGNGTYKIVNKNSGKVLDVASASTSDGGNVVQSTDNGAADQQWQLVAVDTP; this is translated from the coding sequence ATGGTTGCATCCCGTACAATGATGGTACTTAAAAAAATTTCGATGATTGCTTTAGTAACCGCTTTCATTTTTATAATCGGGGTTCCGACGAAGTCCTTTGCAGCCGGCAGCGTGCCTTATACTTTTAAGAGCGTCGTGACCGGCGGCGGAGGCGGTTTTATTCCAGGTATTATTTTTAATCCGACGCAGAAAGACCTGATTTATGCGAGAACGGACATCGGCGGCGCATACCGCTGGGATCCGTCCTCGAAAGGCTGGATTCCGCTGCTTGATTCGGTCGGATGGGTAGATTGGAACAAGAACGGCGTCGACGCTCTGGCAACCGATCCCGTCGATCCGAATCGCCTGTATGTCGCAGTGGGTACGTATACGAACGTATACGATTCGAACAACGGCTATATTCTGCGTTCGACGGACAAGGGAACTACGTGGCAGGCGACGCAGCTGCCGTTCAAGGTTGGCGGCAATATGCCAGGCCGTTCCATGGGCGAGCGGCTGATGATCGACCCTAACGCGAACAACATTCTTTATTTCGGTGCGCGCAGCGGAAACGGATTGTGGAAGAGCACCGACTACGGCGTTACGTGGACGAAGGTCACCTCGTTCCCCGATGTCGGTACCTACATTCAGAGCCCGGGCCAAGAATACGGCAGCGACCTGATCGGTCTGGATTGGATCACCTTCGATCCCCGGACAGGCTCTTCCGGCAATCCCACGCAGACGATTTATGTCGGTGTAGCGGACAATACCGGCGACAGCATATACCGCAGCACGGACGGCGGTGCGACATGGTCGGCGGTGCCGGGACAACCGCATGCCGGCTTTATGCCCCACCACGGCGTGCTGTCCTCCACCGGCAATCTGTATATTACTTATAACAACGGCGTCGGTCCATACGACGGGTCCAAGGGCGACTTATGGAAATACAATACGAACACCGGGGTATGGACGAATATCAGTCCGGTTCCGAGCACCGACAGCAGCCAGACCTGGGGATACGGAGGGCTTGCCGTCGATGCGCAGCATCCGGACACGATTGTGGTGGCGACCTTGAATCAATGGTGGCCGGACGCCAACATCTACCGCAGCACGGACGGGGGCGCGACATGGACCTCCTTCTGGAGTTGGAACGGGTACCCGAACCGTACGCTCCGCTATACGCAGGATATCTCGGCTGCGCCTTGGCTGACCTTCGGCAATGCTCCAAACCCGCCGATACCTTCCCCGCTGATCGGCTGGATGATCGGGGATCTGGAGATCGATCCGTTCAACTCCGGCCGGATGATGTACGGCACGGGGGCGACGCTTTACGGCACGAACAATCTGACGACGATGGATACCGGCGGCACCGTGAACCTCTCGGTCATGGCTAAAGGAATCGAGGAAATGGCTGTGCTCGGCTTGATCAGCCCTCCGTCGGGTGCTCACCTCCTTAGCGCCGTTGGAGATGATACCGGATTCAAGTATGACGACCTGACGCAGGCGCCGTCCATGATGTTCACAAATCCGAATTATTCCACCTCCACGAGCATCGATTATGCGGAACTGAATCCGAGCTTCATCGTGCGGGTCGGGAATGTGGATAAGTCCACGGATGCGAATGCCAAAGCGCTCGGAATCAGCACCGACGGGGGAACGACCTGGAATCCGGACGCCACCGAGCCGGCTGGCTCCAGCGGAGGCAATGCAGCCGCCGGCGCCGATGGCAATACGATCGTATGGAGTCCGTCAACGACAGGGGTCTATTACACGACCGACAGCGGCAATACATGGACGGCAAGCTCCGGAGTACCGACAGGCGCGAAAGTGATCTCCGACCGCGTGAACCCAAGCAAGTTCTACGCATGGTCGGCAGGCAAGTTCTACGTCAGCACAGACAGAGGGGCGACGTTCACCCAGACGGCCACGACCGCGCTGCCGGCAAATAATGTAACGCAGTATCCGGGATCGTCAATGGATATCAAAGCTATGCCAGGTCATGAAGGCGACATCTGGGTCGCGGGCGGCAGCACGACGGAAGGCAAATACGGCATCTGGCATTCGACCGATTCCGGCAGCAGCTTCACCCAGCTGTCCAATGTCCAGGAAGCGGACGCAATCGGTTTCGGGAAGGCTCAGCCCGGTCGGAGCTATATGGCTTTGTATGCGAACGCCAAGGTTAACGGGGTACGCGGCTTCTTCCGCTCAGACGATGCAGGGACGACGTGGACCCGAATCAACGACGACCAGCATCAATACGCGCGCGTAACCACCATCACCGGGGATCCGAGAATATACGGCCGGGTGTATATCGGCACCAACGGAAGAGGCGTCATCTACGGCGACCCCGTGAGCGGCGTCAACACAAGCTTGATCTATAAAATTATCAATGAGAACAGCGGCAAGGTTCTCGACGTCTCCAATTCGTCGACGGCGGACGGGGCGAATGTGCAGCAGTGGACGTCCTGGAGCCCTGGAACGAATCAGCAATGGGATTTCGTCGATGCAGGCGGCGGATACTATAAGATCATGAATGTGAACAGCGGCAAGGTGCTCGACGTTGCTGGTATGTCGACGGCGGACGGGGCGAACGTGCAGCAGTATACGTCCTGGAGCCCTGGAGCGAATCAGCAGTGGCAGATGGTCGATAACGGCAACGGAACTTATAAAATTGTCAACAAGAACAGCGGCAAGGTCCTCGATGTCGCAAGTGCGTCGACGTCGGACGGAGGAAACGTCGTACAATCGACGGATAACGGCGCAGCGGACCAGCAATGGCAGCTCGTTGCCGTCGATACTCCATAA
- a CDS encoding SRPBCC family protein — MKNERSVNHATFSVERIYQAAPARVFAAWADPELKAGWYPKADEFDFRVGGREISRGGPPDGPIFTFNACFEEIVPNQRIVYSYTLDMGETRISVSVTTVEFHSADAGTRLTFTEQGTFLDGHDTPEVREHGTKALLDQLGEALRSETV, encoded by the coding sequence ATGAAGAACGAACGATCCGTAAACCACGCCACCTTTTCCGTTGAACGAATTTATCAAGCAGCGCCTGCGCGAGTGTTCGCCGCCTGGGCGGATCCGGAACTCAAAGCCGGATGGTACCCGAAGGCCGATGAATTCGACTTCAGGGTTGGCGGTCGGGAAATCAGCCGCGGAGGCCCGCCGGACGGCCCGATCTTTACGTTTAACGCCTGCTTTGAGGAGATCGTGCCGAATCAACGCATCGTCTATTCGTATACATTGGACATGGGCGAGACGAGAATTTCAGTATCGGTGACAACAGTGGAGTTTCATTCAGCGGACGCAGGTACAAGGCTGACCTTCACCGAACAGGGCACTTTTCTTGATGGCCACGATACGCCGGAAGTTCGTGAACATGGTACGAAGGCGCTGTTGGACCAGCTTGGAGAGGCATTGCGGAGCGAAACGGTCTAA